In a genomic window of Candidatus Palauibacter scopulicola:
- a CDS encoding ubiquitin-like small modifier protein 1 — translation MSAGTPAAGLVRVTLPAALIEFTGGHSTVDVPGAPAPVRDILAGLGAAHPGVRDRLITERGRLRPHVNIFVDGENIRFLSGLDTPVTNGAEVVVLPAISGG, via the coding sequence ATGTCCGCAGGGACGCCGGCCGCCGGCCTCGTGCGCGTGACGCTGCCCGCCGCGCTGATCGAGTTCACGGGCGGGCACTCCACGGTCGACGTCCCCGGCGCGCCCGCCCCGGTCCGGGACATCCTGGCCGGCCTCGGCGCCGCCCATCCCGGCGTCCGCGACCGCCTGATCACGGAGCGGGGCCGCCTGCGGCCGCACGTGAACATCTTCGTGGACGGCGAGAACATCCGCTTCCTGAGCGGCCTGGACACCCCCGTCACGAACGGTGCCGAAGTCGTCGTCCTCCCCGCCATAAGCGGCGGCTGA